From one Octopus bimaculoides isolate UCB-OBI-ISO-001 chromosome 1, ASM119413v2, whole genome shotgun sequence genomic stretch:
- the LOC106873853 gene encoding histone-lysine N-methyltransferase SETMAR-like, translating to MEESLTVAEARVHLERKSLLEYLQNSAEKLLKAMNREKNLLSRDIRAILLYNFKKVGKGVETFGEEMNSEWPARKWFKRFHSGDLNVGDAERSGRLSVFDDGQLKTAIEKDPRKPTRELVRLLQKENPDIGLQKVLLDAKNLP from the exons ATGGAGGAGAGTTTAACTGTTGCGGAAGCGCGTGTACATCTGGAAAGAAAAAGCCTACTGGAATATTTGCAGAACAGCGCAGAGAAATTATTGAAGGCAATGAATAGAGAAAAAA ACCTGTTAAgtcgcgatattcgagcaattttgctatacAACTTCAAAAAAGTAGGTAAAGGAGttgaaacgtttggtgaggaaatgaacAGTGAGTGgccagctcgaaaatggtttaaacgatttcacagTGGAGACCTGAATGTTGGCGATgctgagcgtagtggacgcctaTCTGTcttcgatgacggtcaattaaagaccgccATTGAGAAGGATCCACGTAAACCCACTCGAGAACTG GTGAGACTATTGCAAAAGGAAAATCCTGACATCGGGCTACAGAAAGTACTCTTAGATGCCAAAAACCTTCCTTAG